The Glycine soja cultivar W05 chromosome 8, ASM419377v2, whole genome shotgun sequence genome has a window encoding:
- the LOC114423101 gene encoding general transcription and DNA repair factor IIH subunit TFB5-like, with the protein MVNATKGVFISCDIPMAQYIINMNASLPASDKFIIHILDNTHMFVQPHVEQMIRSRIAKFREDNTYVKPN; encoded by the exons ATGGTCAATGCCACTAAAGGAGTCTTTATTTCCTG TGACATACCTATGGCACAATATATCATCAACATGAATGCTTCATTGCCTGCATCTGACAAGTTCATTATACATATATTGGATAATACACATATGTTTGTCCAACCTCATGTTGAGCAAATGATACGAAGTCGAATTGCAAAGTTCAGAGAGGACAATACATATGTCAAGCCTAATTGA